TGATGGTCTTAAACATACCCATGAGCCGTCTGTGAAAGTATATTTTAATACATTTGATTTAGGCAAGTCGATTTTCTCATCACCGTTGGATGTTTGACGAATCCCTGTTAGATAATCTTCAGACATAGAAAGGGTTAAGTCACCAAGCTGCTTAATTGGTTCAGATCGGAAAGAAGCTAAAATGCGCTGAATTTGTTCTGCACCTTCTTTACCCTTTAAAGTTAATGATCGAAGTCCTTCTTGATAATATCCGTACTTTTCAAATACTTGCATTAATCCTTCATAAAGTGACATACCCTGTTTTTTATAAAAAGCGCACACTTCTACAGCTAAAAGGGCGGCTTGAACGGCGTCCTTGTCACGTGCAAAATCTCCAATTAAATAGCCATAGCTCTCTTCATAACCAAACAAGAAAGTATGCTCACCTGTGTACTCATACTCCTTAATCTTTTCTGCAATAAATTTAAAGCCAGTAAGAACATCAATTGTGTCTAATTTATAGTCCTGGGCAATTTTTCTGCCTATTTCTGATGTAACAATCGTTTTTAGCACTACTCCATTGGAAGGAAGAGTCCCTTTACTTTGCTTTTGTGAAAGGATGTAATCTAACAGTAGTGCTCCTGTTTGGTTCCCAGTTAGTACTACATACTCTCCTTCTGGGTTAAGAACAGCAATCCCTAACCGGTCTGCATCTGGGTCTGTTCCAATCAGCAGGTCTGCACCCACTTTTTTACCATCTCTAATGGCTAGTTCAAATGCAGCATGTTCTTCTGGATTTGGACTTTTTACTGTTGAAAACTCTGGGTCTGGCAGTTCCTGTTCCTTTACAACTCTTACGTTTGTATAGCCCAATGCAGCCAAAGCTTGGCGAACTGGTTTATTGGCTGTGCCATGTAAAGGTGTAAACACAATTTTTACATCTGTTTCATTTGAAATCGATGGGTTTTCAGAAATGGTTTTTAATTTTTCAATATAAGCTTGGTCAATTTCTGCACCAATGGTATTAATTAACCCTAGGGCTCTGAGGTTTTCTTCAGTATCTACTTCTATCAACAATTCATTTTCAATTTCGTTGACTCTTGCAATTACCTCGTCGGCTGCATCTGGAGGCAGTTGACCGCCATCAGAACCATATACTTTGTAGCCATTGTATTCTGGCGGGTTATGGCTTGCGGTTATGACAATCCCCGAAAAGGCATTCAAATA
This genomic stretch from Neobacillus niacini harbors:
- a CDS encoding phospho-sugar mutase — protein: MNWKENANRWIEYSGLNQELKQQLEVIKNDEKQLEEVFYKNLEFGTGGMRGEIGVGTNRMNVYTVRKASAGLAAYIEEQGNEAKQKGVVIAYDSRHKSPEFCMEAARTLATKGIKTYVFDELRPTPELSFALRYLNAFSGIVITASHNPPEYNGYKVYGSDGGQLPPDAADEVIARVNEIENELLIEVDTEENLRALGLINTIGAEIDQAYIEKLKTISENPSISNETDVKIVFTPLHGTANKPVRQALAALGYTNVRVVKEQELPDPEFSTVKSPNPEEHAAFELAIRDGKKVGADLLIGTDPDADRLGIAVLNPEGEYVVLTGNQTGALLLDYILSQKQSKGTLPSNGVVLKTIVTSEIGRKIAQDYKLDTIDVLTGFKFIAEKIKEYEYTGEHTFLFGYEESYGYLIGDFARDKDAVQAALLAVEVCAFYKKQGMSLYEGLMQVFEKYGYYQEGLRSLTLKGKEGAEQIQRILASFRSEPIKQLGDLTLSMSEDYLTGIRQTSNGDEKIDLPKSNVLKYTFTDGSWVCLRPSGTEPKVKFYFGVNSNSLEESRSKLSQIEKNFMGLVDEKVKMVTEK